In one window of Nodosilinea sp. PGN35 DNA:
- a CDS encoding YciI family protein has product MKFICLGYFDETQWDRLSEAEQAALMADCFAYDDELRRGGHFVGGEALQSVRQAATLRYQHGRVIVTDGPFTETKEQIGGILTLEARDLNHAIQLMSHHPGVRSGPFEIRPVDEAINAQVNQGIALESSQY; this is encoded by the coding sequence ATGAAATTTATCTGCCTAGGCTACTTTGACGAAACCCAGTGGGACAGACTGTCTGAAGCCGAACAGGCGGCGCTGATGGCCGACTGTTTTGCCTACGACGACGAACTGCGGCGGGGCGGCCACTTTGTTGGCGGCGAAGCGCTGCAAAGCGTCAGGCAGGCGGCGACGCTGCGGTACCAGCACGGTCGCGTGATCGTCACCGACGGCCCCTTCACCGAAACTAAGGAGCAGATCGGCGGCATTTTAACCCTGGAGGCCCGCGATCTAAACCACGCCATTCAGCTGATGTCCCACCATCCCGGCGTGCGCAGCGGCCCCTTTGAAATTCGCCCGGTGGATGAGGCGATCAACGCCCAGGTGAACCAGGGCATCGCCCTCGAAAGCAGCCAGTACTGA
- a CDS encoding DUF899 domain-containing protein, translating to MTTTTLAHPPIVAADAWLAERQALLAEEKALTQQRDRVNAQRRRLPMVKLEKTYRFDGPQGETSLLDLFEGRRQLLVYHFMFAPEWENGCTGCTGLVNALGDLSLLYERDTTLALVSRAPLAKLSAYRARHRWTLPWVSSFNSDFNYDFHVTLDDAVAPVEYNYRRREELASPQGSPGQGEHHGMSVFFRLDDAVFHTYSAYARGVEGLTDAYSLLDITPYGRQEDFEDSPAGWPQRPTYG from the coding sequence ATGACTACAACCACCCTTGCCCATCCGCCCATTGTGGCGGCAGACGCCTGGCTTGCCGAGCGGCAAGCGCTGCTGGCGGAGGAAAAAGCCCTGACCCAGCAGCGCGATCGCGTCAATGCCCAGCGCCGCCGCCTGCCCATGGTCAAGCTGGAGAAAACCTACCGGTTTGACGGCCCCCAGGGCGAGACCAGCCTGCTCGACCTGTTTGAGGGCCGCCGCCAGCTGCTGGTCTACCACTTTATGTTTGCCCCCGAGTGGGAGAACGGCTGCACCGGCTGCACCGGCTTAGTCAACGCCCTGGGCGACCTCAGCCTGCTGTACGAACGCGACACCACCCTGGCGCTGGTGTCCCGCGCGCCGCTGGCCAAGCTGAGCGCCTACCGGGCGCGCCACCGCTGGACGCTGCCCTGGGTGTCGTCGTTTAACAGCGACTTTAACTACGATTTTCACGTCACCCTAGATGACGCGGTGGCTCCGGTAGAGTATAACTACCGCCGCCGGGAGGAACTGGCGAGTCCGCAGGGGTCGCCTGGGCAGGGCGAACACCACGGCATGAGCGTGTTCTTTCGCCTCGACGACGCCGTCTTTCACACCTACTCAGCCTACGCCCGCGGCGTAGAAGGGCTGACCGACGCCTACAGCCTGCTCGATATCACCCCCTACGGTCGCCAGGAAGACTTTGAGGATTCCCCGGCGGGCTGGCCCCAGCGACCAACCTACGGATAG
- a CDS encoding YciI family protein codes for MKYMLLIYSDENAWSAAEQERCYQESVQLTQDLHASGQYLGASPLHPVATATSVRVRDGKRLVTDGPFAETREQLGGYFLIEAEDLDAAIAIAGRIPAVAKGTVEIRPLQTLTGLPSA; via the coding sequence ATGAAGTATATGCTGCTGATCTACAGCGACGAAAACGCCTGGAGCGCGGCTGAGCAGGAGCGCTGCTACCAGGAGTCGGTACAGCTCACCCAGGATCTCCACGCCAGCGGTCAGTATCTGGGGGCGTCGCCGCTGCACCCGGTGGCCACTGCGACCAGCGTGCGGGTGCGCGACGGCAAGCGCCTGGTGACCGACGGCCCCTTTGCCGAAACCCGCGAGCAGCTGGGGGGCTATTTTTTGATCGAGGCTGAGGATTTGGACGCGGCGATCGCGATCGCCGGTCGTATTCCCGCCGTGGCCAAGGGCACGGTCGAAATTCGCCCCCTCCAGACGCTAACCGGCCTGCCCTCGGCCTGA
- a CDS encoding dienelactone hydrolase family protein: MAIAPITVTIPTADGLMPAYWCPPPPAAPRPGVLLLMEAFGLTSHIREVARRIAQQGYGVLAPDLYYREPGTHTFGYDQVATAMATMGRLDFGQPVERDLEAAIAFLKAAPGIAPDRLGVTGFCLGGGLSFLAACRFSAAIAAAAPFYGMVLDEWIEAVSDITVPVALFFGGQDPFIGRDRIQQIEARFAALGKAYSLTVYPEADHGFFCHERASYNAAAAADSWERLMQFFRHHL, translated from the coding sequence ATGGCCATTGCCCCCATCACCGTGACCATCCCCACCGCCGACGGTCTGATGCCCGCCTACTGGTGTCCGCCGCCGCCAGCCGCGCCCCGGCCTGGGGTACTGCTGCTGATGGAAGCCTTCGGCCTCACCTCCCACATTCGCGAGGTGGCCCGGCGCATTGCCCAGCAGGGCTATGGGGTGCTGGCCCCAGACCTCTACTACCGTGAACCCGGTACCCACACCTTTGGTTATGACCAGGTAGCCACCGCCATGGCAACCATGGGGCGGCTAGATTTTGGCCAACCCGTAGAACGTGATCTAGAGGCGGCGATCGCCTTCCTCAAGGCAGCGCCGGGAATCGCGCCCGACCGCCTTGGCGTCACCGGCTTTTGCCTGGGGGGCGGGCTGAGCTTTTTGGCGGCCTGCCGGTTTTCGGCGGCGATCGCCGCCGCCGCCCCGTTCTACGGCATGGTTCTAGACGAGTGGATCGAGGCGGTGAGCGACATTACCGTGCCGGTGGCGCTGTTCTTTGGCGGTCAAGACCCGTTTATTGGGCGCGATCGCATTCAGCAGATCGAAGCCCGCTTTGCGGCCCTGGGCAAAGCCTACAGCCTGACGGTTTACCCCGAGGCCGACCACGGCTTTTTTTGCCACGAGCGGGCCAGCTACAATGCCGCCGCCGCCGCCGACAGCTGGGAAAGACTGATGCAGTTTTTTCGCCACCACCTGTAG
- a CDS encoding AraC family transcriptional regulator codes for MTGSASSLVLDHREADAARLLLPRPAVCSSAGWRNTHLELYQQPPFATAEHRHRLHAIALGLPDGAGRCAAGDRWLDGKRQSEQRQAGDLAMIPAGVAHRCSWNREARFAVLALEPEVLQQVGQDWVDPDRIELVPRFMTGPDPLVQTIVSTLTAEVEAGGWGGQLLVDSLTTALAVHLLRHYCTTQPPRSSCAGGLSAARLGQVKDYIAAHLSHDLRLVELAAIAQVSPAYFARLFKASEGLSPRQYILKQRVEQAEVLLRHSPLSLAAIAQRVGFCDQSHLTRCFKRFTNVTPAQFRQWQ; via the coding sequence ATGACAGGGTCAGCCTCTAGTCTTGTGCTCGACCATCGCGAGGCCGATGCGGCTCGACTGCTGCTGCCCAGGCCAGCGGTCTGCTCCAGTGCGGGCTGGCGCAACACCCATCTGGAGCTGTACCAGCAGCCTCCCTTTGCGACGGCGGAGCATCGGCATCGGCTCCACGCCATTGCCCTGGGTCTGCCCGATGGGGCGGGTCGCTGCGCGGCGGGCGATCGCTGGCTAGACGGCAAACGGCAGAGCGAACAGCGCCAGGCGGGCGATCTGGCTATGATTCCCGCCGGGGTGGCCCACCGCTGTAGCTGGAACCGGGAGGCTCGCTTTGCGGTGCTGGCCCTGGAGCCCGAGGTGCTCCAGCAGGTGGGTCAAGACTGGGTAGACCCCGATCGCATTGAGCTAGTGCCTCGCTTTATGACCGGGCCTGACCCCCTGGTGCAGACCATTGTGTCTACCTTAACGGCCGAAGTCGAGGCGGGCGGCTGGGGCGGACAGCTGCTGGTCGATAGTCTGACCACGGCCTTGGCCGTTCACCTGCTGCGCCACTACTGCACCACCCAGCCCCCACGGTCGAGCTGCGCGGGGGGCCTGTCTGCGGCCCGGCTGGGGCAGGTTAAAGACTACATTGCCGCCCACCTGAGCCACGATCTGAGGCTGGTGGAGCTGGCGGCGATCGCCCAGGTGAGCCCCGCCTACTTTGCCCGCCTCTTTAAGGCGAGCGAGGGCCTTTCTCCCCGCCAGTACATCCTCAAACAGCGGGTAGAGCAGGCCGAGGTGCTGCTGCGCCACAGCCCCCTGAGCCTGGCCGCCATTGCCCAGAGGGTCGGCTTTTGCGATCAAAGCCATCTGACCCGGTGCTTCAAACGCTTCACCAACGTCACCCCCGCCCAGTTTCGTCAATGGCAGTAG
- a CDS encoding BON domain-containing protein: protein MLTALEVGIVVAGLGAALLVVRLPKVGQASLVALTCLAIGLGGLSQPALAGAVNGDVLTKDQQQLNERLQTTPNENQYQGIEYADVKGTPLGDQDITDRVKGTVPKELKVSVSNGSVRLSGKVDDRSTAQAIVNDVKAIPGVHEVSYDLGLKR from the coding sequence ATGTTGACTGCTTTAGAAGTTGGAATAGTAGTTGCCGGTCTAGGGGCCGCCCTGCTGGTAGTGCGCCTGCCCAAAGTGGGCCAGGCCAGCCTGGTTGCGCTCACCTGTCTGGCGATCGGGCTCGGTGGACTCTCTCAGCCCGCCCTGGCCGGTGCGGTCAATGGCGACGTATTGACTAAAGACCAGCAACAGCTCAACGAAAGGCTCCAGACTACACCCAACGAAAACCAGTACCAGGGCATCGAGTACGCCGATGTCAAAGGCACCCCCCTGGGCGATCAAGACATTACCGATCGCGTCAAAGGCACCGTTCCCAAAGAGCTTAAGGTGAGCGTGTCTAACGGCTCAGTGCGTCTATCGGGTAAAGTAGACGACCGCTCCACTGCCCAGGCCATCGTCAACGATGTTAAGGCGATTCCTGGGGTACATGAAGTGTCCTACGACCTAGGGCTCAAGCGCTAA
- a CDS encoding phage holin family protein has protein sequence MWSILLSGLATALSLLVVDLVVPGVTITTLTAAAVAAVAVGLVNAFVKPVLQTLTLPINALSLGAFSFVLNGLCLWLASLAVPGFYVTGIIGFLLGPVVLSTVNTFIGNYFDKKAPAFLKDGSQVGSDLSTDRSSSL, from the coding sequence ATGTGGAGTATTTTATTGTCTGGATTGGCTACGGCACTCAGCCTGCTGGTCGTTGATCTAGTCGTGCCGGGCGTCACCATCACGACTCTGACGGCGGCGGCGGTGGCGGCGGTGGCGGTGGGGCTCGTCAACGCGTTTGTTAAGCCGGTTCTGCAAACCCTGACGCTGCCCATCAACGCCCTCAGCCTAGGGGCCTTTTCCTTTGTTTTGAATGGCCTTTGCCTCTGGCTAGCCTCCCTGGCGGTACCGGGCTTCTACGTCACGGGCATTATTGGCTTTTTGCTGGGGCCGGTGGTGCTCTCCACCGTTAACACGTTTATCGGCAACTACTTCGACAAAAAGGCTCCGGCCTTTCTCAAGGACGGTTCCCAGGTGGGCTCTGACCTCAGCACCGACCGCTCGTCGTCGCTCTAG
- a CDS encoding SRPBCC family protein — protein MENSISTQSSQENSAASANNLEQWASIIGGSALVLSGLKQRSLRGVLMAATGGGLVYQGARKKSTLKQVGDAVGLDRAIRVEKTVTINRPAAELYGIWRQFDNLPRFMHHLKSVEVKDDRYSHWVLNAPLGQHIEWDAAIVNDQPNHLIAWTSVEEAEIDHSGFVRFKAAGDRGTEVKVVMEYEPPGGTMAAAIAKLFGEEPEQQIGSDLTRFKQLMETGEIATTDGQPKGA, from the coding sequence ATGGAAAACTCCATCAGCACCCAGTCCTCCCAGGAAAACTCAGCTGCCTCAGCAAACAACCTAGAGCAGTGGGCGTCGATTATTGGCGGTAGCGCACTTGTGCTCAGCGGTCTCAAGCAGCGATCGCTGCGGGGCGTCTTGATGGCCGCCACGGGCGGCGGGCTGGTGTATCAGGGTGCCCGCAAGAAAAGCACCCTCAAGCAGGTCGGCGATGCCGTGGGGCTGGATCGCGCCATTCGGGTCGAAAAGACGGTGACGATCAACCGCCCGGCGGCAGAGCTGTACGGCATTTGGCGTCAGTTCGACAATCTGCCCCGCTTCATGCACCACCTCAAGTCGGTCGAGGTAAAGGACGATCGCTACTCCCACTGGGTGCTCAATGCGCCCCTGGGGCAGCACATCGAGTGGGATGCGGCCATTGTCAACGACCAGCCCAACCACCTGATCGCCTGGACATCGGTGGAGGAGGCCGAGATCGATCACTCGGGATTTGTGAGGTTTAAGGCCGCTGGCGATCGCGGCACCGAGGTCAAAGTGGTGATGGAGTACGAGCCGCCGGGGGGCACCATGGCGGCTGCGATCGCCAAGCTGTTTGGCGAAGAACCCGAGCAGCAGATTGGCTCCGATCTGACCCGCTTTAAGCAGCTGATGGAAACCGGCGAAATTGCCACCACCGACGGTCAGCCCAAGGGCGCTTGA
- a CDS encoding zinc-dependent alcohol dehydrogenase, translating into MKAVCWHGTHDVRVDTVPDPKLLNPRDAIVRVTSTAICGSDLHLYDGFIPTMQSGDILGHEFMGEVVETGPGVSNLKPGDRVVVPFTISCGGCFFCERDLWSLCDNSNPNAWMAEKFYGHSPSGLFGYSHLMGGYAGGQAEYVRVPFADVGPLKVPEGLSDEQVLFLTDIFPTGYMAAENCDIQPGEIVAVWGCGPVGQFAIRSALMLGAERVIAIDRIPERLALAQAGGAEILNYEELDPGEALKEMTGGRGPDCCIDAVGMEAHGTGPMALYDTVKQAVRMETGRPQVLRQAIAACRKGGKVSVPGVYGGFIDKMPMGAFVNKGLTMRSGQTHVHKYLKPLLERVQRGDIDPSFLITHKLPLDEAPRAYKIFRDKEDNCIKVVLKPFAAAA; encoded by the coding sequence ATGAAAGCTGTTTGCTGGCATGGCACCCACGATGTCCGCGTCGATACCGTGCCTGACCCCAAACTTTTAAACCCCCGCGACGCCATTGTCAGGGTGACTTCGACCGCCATCTGCGGTTCCGATCTGCACCTCTACGACGGCTTCATTCCCACCATGCAGTCGGGGGATATTTTGGGCCACGAGTTCATGGGGGAAGTGGTCGAAACCGGGCCGGGGGTGAGTAACCTCAAGCCGGGCGATCGCGTGGTGGTGCCCTTCACCATCTCCTGCGGCGGCTGCTTTTTCTGCGAGCGTGACCTGTGGTCGCTGTGCGACAACTCCAACCCCAACGCCTGGATGGCGGAGAAATTCTACGGCCACTCGCCCTCGGGTCTGTTTGGCTACTCCCACCTGATGGGGGGCTACGCCGGGGGCCAGGCCGAGTACGTGCGGGTGCCCTTTGCCGACGTCGGCCCCCTCAAGGTACCCGAGGGCCTCAGCGATGAGCAGGTGCTGTTTCTCACCGACATCTTTCCCACCGGCTATATGGCGGCAGAAAACTGCGACATTCAGCCCGGTGAAATAGTGGCGGTGTGGGGCTGCGGCCCGGTGGGGCAGTTCGCCATTCGCAGCGCCCTGATGCTGGGGGCCGAGCGGGTAATTGCCATCGATCGCATCCCCGAGCGGCTGGCGCTGGCCCAGGCGGGCGGGGCCGAAATTCTCAACTACGAGGAGCTTGACCCCGGCGAAGCGCTCAAAGAGATGACCGGGGGACGCGGCCCCGACTGCTGCATCGACGCCGTGGGCATGGAGGCCCACGGCACCGGCCCCATGGCCCTCTACGACACCGTCAAGCAGGCGGTGCGGATGGAGACCGGGCGGCCCCAGGTGCTGCGGCAGGCGATCGCGGCCTGTCGCAAGGGGGGCAAGGTCTCGGTGCCCGGCGTCTACGGCGGGTTTATCGACAAGATGCCCATGGGGGCCTTTGTCAACAAAGGGCTGACCATGCGATCGGGCCAAACCCACGTCCACAAGTACCTCAAACCGCTGCTGGAGCGGGTTCAGCGGGGCGATATTGACCCCTCCTTTTTAATTACCCACAAACTGCCCCTCGACGAAGCGCCCCGCGCCTACAAGATCTTCCGCGACAAAGAAGATAACTGCATCAAAGTGGTGCTCAAACCCTTTGCCGCCGCCGCGTAG
- the crtO gene encoding beta-carotene ketolase CrtO, giving the protein MQTFDVIIIGAGHNGLVCAGYLLKAGYSVLLLEKRSIPGGAATTEEALPEEAPGFRFNLCAIDHEFIHLGPVVDELELERYGLEYLFCDPVTFCPQASGDAFLAHRSVDKTCAEIARYSPRDAVKYKEYMAFWETVTQAITPIFNAPPKSIVDILGNYGLHNIKDLLSLIGGVDKALDLVRTMLNSPENTLNEWFDSEVVKAPLARLASELGGPPSEKTLAVGSMMMGLRHNPGVARPRGGTGALVEALVRMVGDHGGTILCDRGVERLLINAQGRVEGVRVEGGQEYRATKGVISNIDAQRVFQDLVPVSDAQTFAPGLGDRLDRRIVNNNEGILKIDCALAEIPRFEHHNHQDDYLIGSVLIADSVDQVQTAHTMPMQGLIPDHDPSLYVVVPTVLDPSMAPPGQHTLWIEFFAPYQVKGAEGTGLLGTGWTDELKNKVADRVMDKLADYAPNLKQSVIARRVESPAELTQRIGVRKGNHYHIDMTLDQMVFFRPLPELANYQTPIEGLYLTGAGTHPGGSISGMPGRNCARVFLSVQEPLAYNLKEARNWLKDRFASVAGIGG; this is encoded by the coding sequence ATGCAAACTTTTGATGTCATAATTATCGGCGCAGGGCACAACGGCCTGGTTTGCGCTGGATATTTGCTGAAGGCGGGTTACAGCGTCCTGCTGCTAGAAAAACGGTCAATTCCCGGCGGAGCTGCCACGACTGAAGAGGCCCTGCCCGAGGAAGCCCCCGGCTTTCGGTTCAATCTCTGCGCCATTGACCACGAGTTTATTCACCTGGGGCCGGTGGTCGATGAGCTAGAGCTAGAGCGCTACGGTCTAGAGTATCTCTTCTGCGACCCGGTGACCTTTTGCCCCCAGGCCAGCGGCGACGCCTTTTTGGCCCACCGCTCGGTGGATAAAACCTGTGCCGAAATCGCCCGCTACAGCCCCCGCGATGCGGTCAAATATAAAGAGTACATGGCCTTTTGGGAGACCGTCACCCAGGCCATTACCCCCATTTTCAACGCGCCGCCCAAGTCCATCGTCGATATTTTGGGCAACTACGGTCTGCACAATATCAAAGACCTGCTGTCGCTGATTGGCGGTGTCGATAAGGCGCTGGATCTGGTGCGCACCATGCTGAACAGCCCCGAGAACACCCTCAACGAGTGGTTTGACAGCGAGGTGGTCAAAGCGCCTTTGGCCCGGCTGGCCTCAGAACTGGGTGGCCCCCCCTCGGAGAAGACCCTGGCGGTGGGCTCGATGATGATGGGGCTGCGCCACAACCCTGGAGTGGCCCGGCCCCGAGGCGGTACTGGGGCGCTGGTCGAGGCCCTAGTGCGCATGGTTGGCGACCACGGCGGCACAATATTGTGCGATCGCGGCGTGGAGCGGCTGTTAATCAACGCCCAGGGGCGCGTCGAAGGCGTGCGGGTCGAGGGCGGGCAGGAGTACCGGGCTACCAAAGGGGTGATCTCAAACATCGACGCCCAGCGCGTCTTTCAGGATCTGGTGCCGGTGTCCGACGCTCAGACCTTTGCCCCCGGCCTGGGCGATCGCCTGGATCGGCGCATCGTCAACAACAACGAAGGCATCTTAAAGATTGACTGCGCCCTCGCCGAAATTCCCCGCTTTGAGCACCACAACCACCAGGATGACTACCTGATTGGCTCGGTGCTGATCGCCGATTCCGTAGACCAGGTACAGACGGCCCACACCATGCCCATGCAGGGGTTAATTCCCGACCACGACCCCTCTCTCTACGTGGTGGTGCCTACGGTGCTCGACCCGTCGATGGCACCGCCGGGGCAGCACACCCTGTGGATTGAGTTTTTTGCCCCCTACCAGGTCAAAGGGGCCGAGGGCACCGGGCTGCTGGGCACCGGCTGGACCGATGAGCTAAAGAACAAAGTCGCCGATCGCGTGATGGATAAACTGGCCGACTACGCCCCCAACCTCAAACAGTCGGTGATAGCTCGGCGGGTCGAAAGCCCCGCCGAGTTGACCCAGCGCATTGGGGTACGCAAGGGCAACCACTACCACATCGACATGACCCTCGACCAGATGGTGTTCTTTCGCCCGCTGCCGGAGTTGGCCAACTACCAAACCCCCATCGAAGGGCTGTACTTGACGGGGGCGGGCACCCACCCCGGCGGTTCGATTTCCGGTATGCCGGGGCGCAACTGTGCGCGGGTCTTTTTGAGTGTGCAAGAGCCCCTGGCCTACAACCTCAAAGAAGCCAGAAACTGGCTCAAAGATCGCTTTGCATCGGTGGCTGGCATCGGCGGCTAG
- a CDS encoding DUF2231 domain-containing protein has product MDAHDRQTQPNSVPYPNLPPLIDSRVTEYRGPGVTSSVAILGHPIHPIIVIFPIAFLSGAAGTDLGYLLTQDFFWARAGVWLLGLGVLAGIAAGVTGMFDFIKIPRVRQRRAGWAHMSLNIGALVLSIVNLGLRLGNPAGAIVPLGLVLSCTVAVLLLVSGWFGGELTFRHKVGIVGPGEVRDL; this is encoded by the coding sequence ATGGACGCTCACGATCGCCAAACCCAACCCAACTCAGTGCCCTACCCCAACCTGCCGCCCCTGATCGACAGCCGGGTGACAGAGTACCGGGGGCCGGGGGTCACCAGTTCGGTGGCCATTCTGGGCCATCCCATCCACCCGATCATCGTGATTTTTCCGATCGCATTTTTGAGCGGTGCCGCCGGTACAGACCTGGGCTACCTGCTCACCCAGGATTTCTTCTGGGCCAGGGCCGGGGTGTGGCTACTGGGGCTGGGGGTCTTGGCCGGCATTGCCGCTGGCGTGACGGGCATGTTCGACTTTATCAAAATTCCTCGGGTGCGCCAGCGGCGGGCGGGCTGGGCCCACATGAGCCTAAACATCGGTGCCCTGGTGCTGAGCATAGTCAACCTGGGCCTGCGCCTGGGCAATCCGGCGGGGGCGATCGTGCCCCTGGGCCTGGTGCTGTCCTGCACGGTGGCGGTGCTGCTGCTGGTCAGCGGCTGGTTTGGCGGTGAGCTGACCTTTCGCCACAAGGTGGGCATTGTCGGGCCGGGGGAAGTGCGGGATCTCTAG
- a CDS encoding phospholipid-binding protein: MTWQDKIDFDRCDQFDLGALASASESRPSRMTPGLTNTYDNELREKAGMHSPPPPPERMGLEGEYDDYGLVRRVAHALEQDPQLAAVDTVTLAQYGSTVALAGRVGDRVLLERIVTIARAVDGTRAVDSDQVAVANGAE; the protein is encoded by the coding sequence ATGACTTGGCAGGACAAAATCGATTTTGACCGGTGCGATCAGTTCGATCTGGGCGCTCTGGCCTCCGCCTCAGAGTCTCGACCCAGCCGCATGACGCCGGGGTTGACCAACACCTACGACAACGAACTGCGCGAAAAAGCCGGTATGCACAGTCCGCCGCCGCCCCCCGAACGCATGGGCCTCGAAGGGGAGTACGACGACTACGGCCTGGTACGCCGCGTCGCCCACGCCCTGGAGCAAGATCCACAGCTGGCGGCAGTCGATACCGTAACCCTGGCCCAGTACGGCAGTACCGTGGCGCTGGCGGGTCGGGTGGGCGATCGCGTTCTCCTGGAGCGCATCGTCACCATCGCCCGCGCCGTCGATGGCACCCGCGCCGTCGACAGCGACCAGGTCGCGGTGGCCAACGGCGCTGAGTGA
- a CDS encoding rhodanese-like domain-containing protein, whose product MSLVLEQIKTPGLAQLSYIVGDDTAGVAAVIDPRRDVEVYLERSRQLGLRLTHAIETHIHADFVSGTRELQARLGIPIWAGGSEAYGFDYHPLAPGETLALGSITLTVLHTPGHTPEHVSLLLADAHQGEQPFAIFTGDLLFNLDVGRPDLLGEETARPLARQLYQSLFEQLIPLGDRLEIYPCHGAGSACGKSIGDRTQSTIGNERLFNPALQERSADDFVEWLLQDMPEPPRYYPRLKKINAAGPPLQGCLQTPQALTIEAFQQQMAQANTAIIDTRSMLAFGGGHLPGAINIGLGNAFPAWVGWLIDPSRSILLVTAGPDDLQQASEHLFRLGYDRVAGYLHGGMLTWQNHGLPSQRIPQVPVAELHDQLDRDDLLVLDVRSEREFLGGAVPNAQHIYLPHLEENLSHLDHTKTVATYCGTGYRASIAASLLQKYGFASVVNVPGSWQAWQSASLPVEQPRLVGQGRGR is encoded by the coding sequence ATGAGCCTCGTCCTAGAACAAATCAAAACGCCAGGTTTAGCCCAGCTGTCATATATTGTGGGCGATGATACCGCTGGGGTCGCCGCTGTTATCGATCCTCGGCGGGACGTGGAGGTCTACCTGGAGCGATCGCGCCAGCTGGGCCTGCGCCTTACCCACGCCATCGAGACCCACATTCACGCCGACTTCGTTTCCGGAACGCGAGAGCTACAGGCGCGGCTGGGCATTCCCATTTGGGCCGGAGGCAGCGAAGCCTACGGGTTTGACTATCACCCCCTGGCCCCCGGAGAGACCCTGGCGCTGGGCAGCATTACCCTAACCGTGCTGCACACCCCAGGCCACACCCCAGAGCACGTCAGTCTGCTGCTGGCCGATGCCCACCAGGGCGAGCAACCCTTTGCCATCTTTACCGGAGATTTGCTGTTCAACCTCGATGTGGGCCGCCCCGACCTGCTGGGGGAAGAAACGGCCCGCCCCCTGGCCCGGCAGCTCTACCAGTCGCTGTTTGAGCAGCTGATCCCCCTGGGCGATCGCCTGGAGATCTATCCCTGCCACGGGGCCGGGTCGGCCTGCGGTAAGTCAATTGGCGATCGCACCCAGAGCACCATCGGCAACGAGCGGCTGTTCAACCCCGCCCTGCAAGAGCGCAGCGCCGATGACTTTGTGGAATGGCTGCTGCAAGACATGCCGGAGCCACCCCGCTACTACCCTCGCCTCAAAAAGATCAACGCCGCTGGCCCGCCCCTGCAAGGCTGTCTTCAGACTCCCCAGGCCTTGACGATCGAGGCTTTTCAGCAGCAGATGGCGCAGGCCAACACCGCGATTATCGACACCCGCTCCATGCTGGCCTTTGGCGGCGGCCACCTTCCAGGGGCGATCAACATTGGTTTGGGCAATGCCTTTCCGGCCTGGGTGGGCTGGCTGATCGACCCCAGCCGCTCAATTTTGCTGGTAACCGCCGGCCCAGATGACCTCCAGCAGGCCAGCGAGCACCTGTTTCGGCTGGGTTACGATCGGGTGGCCGGGTATCTGCACGGCGGTATGCTGACCTGGCAAAACCACGGGCTGCCCAGCCAGCGCATTCCCCAGGTGCCGGTCGCCGAACTCCACGACCAGCTCGACCGCGACGACCTGCTGGTGCTCGACGTGCGCAGCGAGCGGGAGTTTCTCGGCGGAGCGGTGCCCAACGCCCAGCACATCTACCTGCCCCACCTGGAAGAAAACCTCTCGCACCTGGATCACACCAAAACCGTGGCCACCTACTGCGGCACGGGCTACCGGGCCTCCATCGCCGCCAGCCTGCTGCAAAAGTACGGCTTTGCCTCGGTGGTCAACGTTCCCGGTTCGTGGCAGGCCTGGCAGTCGGCCAGTCTGCCCGTAGAGCAGCCCCGGCTGGTGGGCCAGGGCCGGGGCCGCTAG